In Arachis hypogaea cultivar Tifrunner chromosome 2, arahy.Tifrunner.gnm2.J5K5, whole genome shotgun sequence, a genomic segment contains:
- the LOC112727949 gene encoding uncharacterized protein, with translation MRFIYEEMTSAKEKIRDAFQGVKTSYIPIWDIIDARWGNQLHRPLHDAGYYLNPQIHYSSGFKIAYELKKQFYACMERMTENPDLITKMDVQLEDFKTQKEFFGSKVAQNAIYTKTPAQWWDFYGDQHLELQQFTIRVLNLTCSSSGCERSAFEMVHTKRRNRLKAKTMNDVVFVMTNSRLAKKKQTRRSLDYDHSLDELDSDEEWIVVDEDGEEEDLDALISDTDLNDGASWNRVIGASKDLLAISYLDDDEFEELLQGPLPPAPDNDEDGNAEVCETREDFMTDEEC, from the exons ATGAGATTTATTTATGAAGAAATGACAAGTGCAAAGGAGAAAATACGAGATGCATTTCAAGGAGTTAAGACAAG ttaTATACCTATTTGGGATATTATTGATGCAAGATGGGGCAACCAACTTCATAGGCCATTGCATGACGCAGGCTATTATTTGAATCCTCAAATTCATTATAGCTCTGGTTTTAAAATTGCTTATGAGCTTAAGAAGCAGTTTTATGCTTGTATGGAAAGGATGACAGAAAATCCAGATTTAATCACTAAGATGGATGTTCAACTTGAAGATTTTAAGACTCAAAAAGAGTTTTTTGGTAGTAAAGTAGCTCAAAATGCAATTTATACTAAAACTCCAGCTCAATGGTGGGATTTTTATGGAGATCAGCATCTAGAGCTCCAACAATTTACAATTCGTGTCTTGAATTTGACATGTAGTTCATCTGGATGTGAACGTAGCGCTTTTGAGATG GTTCACACGAAAAGGAGAAACCGTTTGAAAGCTAAAACCATGAATGATGTTGTGTTTGTGATGACAAACTCAAGATTAGCAAAGAAAAAACAAACTAGAAGAAGTCTTGATTATGACCATAGTCTTGATGAGTTGGACTCTGATGAAGAGTGGATTGTTGTTGAcgaagatggagaagaagaagatttagaTGCTCTAATTTCAGATACTGATTTAAATGATGGAGCAAGTTGGAATAGAGTTATTGGTGCCTCTAAGGATCTTTTGGCAATTTCTTatcttgatgatgatgagtttgaAGAACTTCTCCAAGGACCTCTTCCTCCTGCTCCTGATAATGATGAAGATGGTAATGCAGAAGTTTGTGAAACTCGTGAAGATTTTATGACTGATGAAGAGTGTTGA